Proteins from a genomic interval of Yarrowia lipolytica chromosome 1E, complete sequence:
- a CDS encoding uncharacterized protein (Compare to YALI0E24893g, similar to uniprot|P53973 Saccharomyces cerevisiae YNL021w HDA1 histone deacetylase A, similar to Saccharomyces cerevisiae HDA1 (YNL021W); ancestral locus Anc_2.285), which translates to MDSDRDIKDAGERAAAVETNVGEITAPDTSEKPLPGAETAADEPSVSIEQKAEPGAKIEEDHKNGVEGKDEKKEENEQEVVKAEDKTDEKPEVTANDKIDEINEAPASTDVKTEAVVEPTTHDTNAATSTTGTGTTDTTATTTTATNTNEHDLQAMHDTGAVADGDLMDTSDDYKINMDQVQLGDYDSASISGQIAERMAQPIKTEFDTNFVPQTLSLVDLEHVNGKRKFEETDTPEFDTQRARELILDADVNPALKAPQLRYIPLKTGVCYDVRMRYHARLVSTSYDYVDPHPEDPRRIFSVYKALVDAGLVVDPEYLGLEDIGPLMEKIPIREASLDEVLEVHTPAHVDFLASTEKMNRPQLLEEGEKGDSVYFNNESFSAGKLSCGGTIETCRAVIERNVKNAIAVVRPPGHHAEPGNPAGFCMFSNVAVAAKVLLKRYPERVKRILILDWDVHHGNGTQRAFLDDPRVLYISLHQYENGKFYPGGTFGAHTSVGTGAGEGYSVNIPWSAPGAGDADYIYAFQKVVMPIGMEFDPDFVIVSAGFDAAEGDLLGGCKITPSGYGHMTHMLKGLASGNLAVVLEGGYTLEATAKSALAVTKVLLGEAPLPLPAAFKPTSATISVVQDVVETQSQYWRCLQPGFETIIPKEITTYDLMGDVVRSYQARKLFDKYKLSALPNMGGSSSTPSGRAATAGPASGSSISLADQILASPKIHSAETVVVFVHDPPQIWGKVDAVTGELDFDSCMVDVTTKWLEWAHGRGYGIIDVNIPKALNGADDDNYYALFASQEVCLYLWDKYLSVFDAQNVIMVGFGDAYAGLVHLVGHRDTREKVNCVINFISETQLRPIVSIIDEYITDWFYRSSLVFTADTHPCWDVSTNPKKPRRKFGRVLRCDSTGLHRIVEERFKEAVEFIDEQLEDDEE; encoded by the coding sequence ATGGACAGTGATCGGGATATCAAGGACGCGGGGGAGCGTGCAGCGGCCGTCGAGACCAATGTTGGTGAGATTACCGCGCCCGACACGTCTGAAAAACCGCTTCCGGGGGCTGAAACAGCTGCTGATGAGCCCTCTGTTTCGATTGAACAAAAAGCTGAACCTGGTGCTAAGATTGAAGAGGATCACAAGAACGGAGTTGAAGGGAAggatgagaagaaggaggagaatgAGCAAGAGGTAGTCAAAGCAGAGGATAAGACCGACGAGAAGCCCGAAGTGACTGCCAACGATAAAATCGATGAGATAAATGAGGCTCCTGCTAGCACCGACGTCAAGACTGAAGCCGTCGTCGAACCCACCACACACGACACGAACGCCGCAACTAGCACGACCGGAACGGGCACAACCGACACTACAGCAACCACCACTACAGCAACCAACACGAACGAACACGACCTACAGGCGATGCACGACACTGGTGCGGTGGCCGATGGCGATTTGATGGACACGTCGGACGACTATAAAATCAACATGGATCAGGTGCAGCTAGGGGACTATGACAGCGCTTCCATCTCCGGCCAGATTGCTGAGCGAATGGCGCAGCCCATCAAGACGGAGTTCGATACCAACTTTGTGCCCCAGACTCTGTCGCTGGTGGACCTGGAGCACGTCAACGGCAAGCGTAAGTTTGAGGAGACAGACACGCCTGAATTCGACACACAACGCGCCCGTGAACTCATCCTCGACGCAGACGTCAACCCAGCCCTCAAGGCTCCTCAGCTGCGTTACATTCCGCTGAAAACTGGAGTCTGTTACGACGTGCGAATGCGATACCATGCTCGTCTGGTGTCCACATCCTACGACTACGTGGACCCTCATCCAGAGGACCCGAGACGTATTTTCTCAGTGTACAAGGCGCTGGTGGATGCAGGACTAGTGGTGGATCCCGAGTATCTAGGTCTGGAGGACATTGGCCCACTGATGGAAAAGATTCCGATCCGAGAAGCCTCGCTCGACGAGGTTCTGGAGGTGCATACCCCCGCACATGTGGACTTCCTAGCGTCgacggagaagatgaaccGACCGCAGTTACTGGAGGAGGGCGAAAAGGGCGACTCGGTCTATTTCAACAATGAGTCGTTCAGTGCAGGCAAATTGTCCTGTGGAGGAACCATTGAGACGTGTAGAGCCGTGATCGAGCGGAATGTCAAGAACGCCATTGCCGTCGTTCGTCCACCAGGCCATCACGCCGAGCCTGGCAACCCTGCTGGCTTTTGCATGTTTTCCAAcgtggctgtggctgccaAGGTGCTACTGAAACGGTACCCTGAGCGAGTTAAGCGGATCCTGATTCTCGACTGGGATGTTCATCACGGAAACGGTACCCAACGAGCCTTTCTGGATGACCCTAGGGTGCTTTACATTTCTCTGCACCAGTACGAGAACGGAAAATTCTACCCTGGAGGCACATTTGGAGCTCACACGTCTGTGGGaactggagctggagaggGATACAGTGTCAACATTCCCTGGAGTGCCCCTGGAGCTGGCGATGCAGACTACATTTACGCATTCCAAAAAGTCGTCATGCCAATTGGTATGGAGTTTGACCCTGATTTTGTGATTGTGTCAGCTGGTTTCGACGCAGCCGAGGgtgatcttcttggtgggTGCAAGATTACGCCTTCGGGATatggtcacatgacccacATGCTCAAGGGCCTGGCTTCTGGAAACCTGGCTGTGGTGCTGGAGGGAGGTTACACTTTGGAGGCCACTGCCAAGTCTGCCTTGGCCGTCACCAAGGTGCTTCTTGGAGAGGcgcctcttcctcttcctgcGGCCTTCAAGCCCACCTCTGCAACTATCTCTGTTGTCCAGGATGTGGTCGAGACCCAGTCTCAGTACTGGCGATGTCTGCAGCCTGGCTTTGAGACTATCATTCCCAAGGAGATCACCACGTACGATCTGATGGGTGACGTCGTTCGATCCTACCAGGCACGCAAGCTGttcgacaagtacaagctATCGGCTCTTCCAAACATGGGAGGAAGCAGCAGTACGCCATCTGGACGGGCTGCCACTGCTGGTCCTGCTTCAGGATCGTCAATCTCTCTGGCAGACCAGATTCTTGCATCACCAAAAATCCACTCGGCCGAAACcgtggttgtgtttgtgcaTGATCCTCCTCAGATCTGGGGTAAGGTGGACGCTGTCACTGGCGAGCTTGACTTTGATTCCTGCATGGTTGACGTGACGACAAAGTGGCTGGAGTGGGCACATGGACGGGGATACGGTATCATTGACGTCAACATTCCCAAGGCTTTGAATGGAGCTGACGACGACAACTACTATGCACTGTTTGCCAGCCAGGAGGTGTGCCTGTATCTGTGGGACAAGTACCTCAGTGTGTTTGACGCGCAGAACGTGATCATGGTGGGCTTTGGTGATGCCTACGCTGGTCTGGTGCATCTGGTAGGCCACCGAGACACCCGAGAAAAGGTCAACTGCGTCATCAACTTCATCTCCGAGACCCAGCTGCGCCCTATTGTCTCCATTATTGACGAGTACATCACCGACTGGTTCTACCGATCGTCACTGGTTTTCACTGCGGACACCCATCCCTGCTGGGATGTGAGCACTAACCCCAAGAAGCCAAGGCGTAAGTTTGGACGAGTGCTCCGATGTGACAGCACCGGTCTACATCGAATTGTGGAGGAACGGTTCAAGGAAGCAGTTGAGTTCATTgacgagcagctggaggatgatgaggagTAG
- a CDS encoding uncharacterized protein (Compare to YALI0E24915g, weakly similar to DEHA0B05830g Debaryomyces hansenii, similar to Saccharomyces cerevisiae YBL086C; ancestral locus Anc_7.414) — protein MFRSSDRPRFNLKLKIIELANVPQLTGVATVRWHLTDHRRNDFRGRTDVARIRNHRAEWNYETSMEFRMRIDDDKMLHGSSIMFDVFVESRNDRQNDKEINTSDRNHLGRVELNLAEYAQDEPITHRYLLRKSKVNSLLNVSINMEQLRGDTDYMIPPLSTQHIFGLMSQKETSDAGGESKTCEYRREFARGYFVSPQGVSVNKCIEDIFHGGDGFGDGGKGMFWQPPKKKGSKRDADIKEEPENSSGTNGNQPKKTSASCKLKERLTFHKSHPNNPHTPPKPSPLHESVDQEQMQEESAGMPRSTEDNAMGAGPKSQEPAGVNLGGKRGADRVSDLYRGFRDFQSTRRDQVRQGKSLENFVINSAPPGVTLPRATDMLNGYISWYVVDEKTGLEEEGSNLEGQKVAHKHYVEQKMMHDEFMRERINVLAEESKAREEVERFNKSHGIDKPAYEPLPPKSEGILPEMAHAQAIQQEAEAKKNAQEVPDQNGHQASLPMAPAGAKHSERARAAYEFAPKTAEPSNSEVAPDVSGQRDAPVVNNAREHMAEMRLDSELESNDHSVQPSEVTAAQQQQHQPKQEPSQEANVQASFDVNSAERSNTNPEILAQPLKDSALPK, from the coding sequence ATGTTCCGATCCAGCGACCGACCCCGGTTCAATCTCAAGCTCAAAATTATCGAGCTGGCCAATGTGCCCCAACTGACAGGTGTGGCGACCGTGCGATGGCATCTCACCGACCATCGACGCAACGACTTTCGAGGACGTACGGACGTCGCTCGAATCCGGAACCACCGAGCCGAATGGAACTACGAGACGTCCATGGAGTTCAGAATGCGAATAGACGATGATAAGATGCTGCACGGCTCGTCCATCATGTTCgatgtgtttgtggagtCCAGAAACGACCGTCAGAAtgacaaggagatcaacACCTCGGACAGAAACCACCTAGGACGAGTGGAGCTGAATCTCGCTGAATACGCCCAGGACGAACCAATTACGCACAGATACTTGCTCCGAAAGTCCAAGGTCAACTCACTGCTCAACGTCTCCATCAACATGGAGCAGCTGCGAGGAGATACAGATTATATGattcctcctctctctACACAGCACATTTTCGGTCTCATGAGCCAGAAGGAGACATCTGATGCCGGCGGAGAGAGCAAGACGTGCGAGTATCGAAGAGAATTCGCCCGAGGTTACTTTGTCTCGCCCCAGGGAGTGTCTGTCAACAAGTGTATTGAGGACATTTTCCATGGAGGGGACGGATTTGGAGACGGAGGCAAGGGTATGTTCTGGCAGCctcccaagaagaagggctCCAAGAGGGATGCTGatatcaaggaggagcctgaGAATTCTTCAGGTACCAACGGTAACcagcccaagaagaccagTGCTTCTtgcaagctcaaggagcgTCTCACCTTCCACAAGTCCCATCCTAACAACCCCCATACTCCGCCCAAGCCCTCGCCGCTGCACGAATCTGTTGACCAGGAGCAGATGCAGGAGGAGAGTGCGGGTATGCCTCGCTCTACTGAGGACAATGCTATGGGAGCCGGTCCCAAGTCCCAGGAACCTGCAGGTGTCAATCTTGGAGGCAAGCGAGGTGCCGATCGAGTCTCAGACTTGTACAGAGGCTTCCGGGACTTCCAGAGCACTCGAAGAGACCAGGTCAGACAGGGCAAGAGTCTGGAGAACTTTGTCATCAACAGCGCTCCTCCTGGTGTGACTCTGCCTCGAGCTACAGACATGCTCAATGGATACATCAGTTGGTACGTtgtggacgagaagaccggccttgaggaggagggctcAAATCTCGAGGGCCAGAAGGTGGCACACAAGCACTATGTTGAGCAGAAGATGATGCACGATGAGTTTATGAGAGAGCGAATTAACGTGCTGGCAGAGGAGAGCAAGGCTcgggaggaggtggagcgCTTCAACAAGTCTCATGGAATCGACAAGCCTGCATACGAGCCACTTCCTCCCAAGAGTGAGGGCATTCTTCCCGAGATGGCACATGCTCAGGCTATTCAGCAGGAGGCAGAGGCTAAAAAGAATGCACAGGAGGTTCCCGACCAGAACGGACACCAGGCGTCTTTGCCCATGGCCCCTGCTGGGGCCAAACACTCTGAGCGAGCTCGTGCAGCCTACGAATTTGCACCCAAGACAGCTGAGCCCAGCAACTCGGAAGTGGCTCCGGACGTGTCTGGCCAGCGAGACGCTCCTGTTGTCAACAATGCACGGGAGCACATGGCCGAGATGCGACTGGACTCGGAGTTGGAATCAAATGATCACTCTGTGCAGCCCTCTGAGGTGACCGCCgcgcagcagcagcaacatcagCCGAAGCAAGAGCCTTCTCAAGAGGCTAACGTGCAAGCAAGTTTTGATGTTAATTCTGCTGAGCGTTCCAACACCAACCCGGAGATTCTCGCTCAGCCTTTGAAGGATAGTGCATTGCCGAAGTAG
- a CDS encoding uncharacterized protein (Compare to YALI0E24937g, some similarities with uniprot|P38704 Saccharomyces cerevisiae YHR006w SPT2 involved in pre-tRNA splicing, similar to Saccharomyces cerevisiae STP1 (YDR463W) and STP2 (YHR006W); ancestral locus Anc_5.586): METTTVSRPASSPQLFRLLSQGAMLVSMMATLIFSLFWTSTVSEHQSEQEPLLEDKKQQQQQLQQEEHESDTEQSDEEIQTPTVSLFPSISNLQKLDDDTKSPKPCATDTYFGMLPMVNPQGDVVGWDVCDNTAALQTSQMPFDLDMMYSMDSLSDFSSVPDSFFMGGINMPVADAKLMRRAGPERKRSSVTSYTPYERRPSVKQQQIVAQQQQQQPLTQDLLFDLGDFPSADDLSPLSHSSYTESTLSSPKFQMPMGLQQQQHQQISQHLNNTQQMRQQVSQQQHMTQQQHMTQQQQLFYTESPQSEALDFETFDRVDRFSSSSSLESPQALDYLVQEHAPVATMQQPQQQPQRLEQPQHMEQPQTHQTQPIDFYQISSQHQQQHQAPVVTLSPPASSRSSSPYSVSNSGSAGEEGDDAPKFVCPHCDSTFRIRGYLTRHLKKHSEKKAHTCPFYDCTAEMPCHPSGGFSRRDTYKTHLKARHFIYPPGTKSAQRSTTSGTCSGCGEMFESNETWIEEHIHKGVCKGLPDFDGVPGRVCAE, from the coding sequence ATGGAAACCACAACAGTTTCACGCCCCGCCTCATCGCCACAACTGTTTCGGCTCCTGAGCCAAGGCGCCATGCTCGTCTCCATGATGGCCACCCTCATCTTTTCGCTCTTCTGGACCAGCACTGTATCTGAACACCAGAGCGAGCAGGAGCCCCTTTTGGAAGACaaaaaacagcagcagcagcagctaCAGCAGGAGGAACATGAGTCCGATACCGAGCAGTCGGACGAGGAAATCCAGACCCCCACTGTCTCCCTGTTcccctccatctccaatctccagaagctcgacGACGATACAAAGTCCCCCAAGCCCTGtgccacagacacctaCTTTGGTATGCTGCCCATGGTCAACCCACAGGGCGACGTTGTGGGATGGGACGTGTGTGACAACACCGCCGCTCTGCAGACCTCGCAGATGCCCTTTGACCTCGACATGATGTACTCCATGGACTCTCTCAGCGACTTTTCCTCCGTGCCcgactccttcttcatgggTGGAATCAACATGCCTGTCGCCGACGCCAAGCTCATGCGACGAGCAGGCCCCGAGCGAAAGAGATCGTCCGTCACTTCCTACACTCCGTACGAACGACGACCCAGtgtcaagcagcagcagattgtcgctcagcagcagcagcaacagcccCTGACCCAGGACCTGCTCTTCGACCTTGGCGACTTCCCCTCTGCCGACGACCTGTCTCCTCTATCCCACTCTTCCTACACTGAGTCTACCCTCTCATCGCCCAAGTTCCAGATGCCCATGGgtcttcagcagcagcagcatcagcagaTTTCTCAGCATCTGAACAACACCCAGCAGATGCGTCAGCAGGTGTCTCAACAGCAACACAtgactcagcagcagcacatgactcagcagcagcagctcttCTACACCGAGTCTCCTCAGTCGGAAGCTCTGGACTTTGAGACCTTTGACAGAGTCGACCGGTTttcatcgtcgtcgtctttGGAGTCCCCCCAGGCTCTCGACTACCTGGTCCAGGAGCATGCTCCTGTCGCCACCATGCAGCAgccccagcaacaacctCAGCGCCTGGAACAGCCCCAGCACATGGAGCAACCCCAGACCCACCAGACACAGCCTATCGACTTCTACCAGATTTCttctcaacatcaacagcaacatcagGCCCCCGTCGTCACCCTGTCGCCCCCCGCGTCGTCtcgatcttcttctccttaCTCGGTGTCCAACTCTGGCTCCGCTGGTGAGGAGGGCGACGACGCCCCCAAGTTTGTGTGTCCTCACTGCGATTCCACGTTCCGAATCCGGGGATACCTTACCCGACACCTCAAAAAGCAttctgagaagaaggcccaCACATGCCCCTTCTACGACTGCACCGCCGAGATGCCCTGCCATCCATCGGGCGGCTTTTCACGACGAGACACTTACAAAACTCATCTCAAGGCCCGGCATTTCATCTACCCTCCTGGAACCAAGTCTGCTCAGCGATCGACTACGTCCGGCACCTGTTCGGGCTGTGGCGAGATGTTTGAGTCCAACGAGACCTGGATTGAGGAGCACATTCATAAGGGAGTGTGCAAGGGACTGCCCGACTTTGATGGCGTTCCTGGACGGGTTTGTGCCGAGTAA
- a CDS encoding uncharacterized protein (Compare to YALI0E24959g, similar to Saccharomyces cerevisiae YMD8 (YML038C); ancestral locus Anc_5.585, weakly similar to uniprot|Q03697 Saccharomyces cerevisiae YML038c YMD8 similarity to vanadate resistance protein GOG5P member of the triose phosphate translocater family of membrane transporters), giving the protein MGQYQQLDSPAGRDDGMLRRTTSEDSQRRHNGHGGNNDSDSDLDALLEDDPIGDDFHQMEMMSDSENKESAVIKKNKWIKHALKCTAYLLCWYTFSLSLTLYNKWMFDPTKLDFRFPLFATGIHQLVQTAFATAVITAFPRRFNPRVMATEKGEVYVPLTWREYIYKMGPCGLATGGDIGMGNISLKYITVSFYTMVKSSSLGWVMIFGFMFRIEKPNVKLISVVMVLMIGVVMMVAGETKFHLIGFLLVLGAAVLSGLRWALTQLLLTRCPATTNPFSTIQNVAPMMALCLFVFALIVEGPVTFVTSHFWADQGLLWGIFLMVIPGLFAFFLTVAEYALLQETSVITLSIGGIFKEILTIVASALIYDDTMSVVNTIGLVISLLAIIAYNWYRWQTFEE; this is encoded by the coding sequence ATGGGCCAGTACCAACAGCTGGACTCGCCGGCTGGGCGCGATGACGGCATGCTGCGCCGGACCACCAGCGAAGACTCGCAACGGCGGCACAATGGACACGGCGGCAACAACGACAGTGACTCCGATCTCGACGCTCTACTGGAAGACGATCCCATTGGAGACGACTTTCAccagatggagatgatgagcgACTCCGAGAACAAAGAGTCCGCCGTCATCAAGAAAAACAAGTGGATCAAACACGCCCTCAAATGCACAGCCTACCTGCTTTGCTGGTACACGTTTTCTCTCTCCCTGACGTTATACAACAAGTGGATGTTTGATCCAACAAAGCTGGACTTTCGGTTCCCGCTGTTCGCCACAGGTATCCACCAACTGGTACAAACTGCGTTTGCTACTGCAGTCATTACAGCGTTCCCCCGACGCTTCAACCCCCGTGTGATGGCAACAGAGAAGGGAGAGGTCTACGTGCCTCTGACGTGGCGGGAGTACATATACAAGATGGGCCCCTGTGGTCTGGCCACGGGAGGAGACATTGGAATGGGCAACATCTCGCTAAAATATATCACCGTGTCCTTCTACACCATGGTCAAATCGTCGTCTCTGGGCTGGGTCATGATCTTTGGTTTCATGTTCCGAATCGAAAAGCCCAACGTCAAGCTCATCAGCGTGGTAATGGTGCTGATGATCGGTGTGGTCATGATGGTTGCCGGAGAGACTAAGTTCCATCTGATCGGCTTCCTGCTTGTCTTAGGAGCAGCAGTTCTGTCAGGTCTCAGATGGGCTCTGACTCAGCTGCTTCTTACACGATGCCCTGCGACTACAAACCCCTTTTCCACGATTCAGAACGTGGCTCCCATGATggctctgtgtctgttcGTGTTTGCTCTGATTGTGGAGGGTCCTGTGACGTTCGTCACATCCCATTTCTGGGCCGACCAGGGCCTTCTTTGGGGGATTTTCCTCATGGTCATCCCGGGACTTTTTGCATTTTTCCTTACTGTGGCCGAGTACGCGCTGCTGCAGGAGACCTCTGTCATCACACTCTCTATTGGAGGCATCTtcaaggagattctcaCGATTGTGGCCAGTGCACTGATCTACGACGACACCATGTCTGTGGTCAACACTATTGGCCTGGTGATCTCGCTGCTGGCCATCATTGCTTATAACTGGTACCGATGGCAGACATTTGAGGAGTGA